A section of the Humulus lupulus chromosome 2, drHumLupu1.1, whole genome shotgun sequence genome encodes:
- the LOC133815662 gene encoding uncharacterized protein LOC133815662, whose product MEPVLAANLFVKSLQEVICEENKDRPILREPYKITTPPERRDKNRFCLFHKEHAHTISECHNLHNQIQALIRSGRLTQYINGSSRFGVSQPNTTSAPTPPMADSLNVASTSSQEPLKQIPMIHGIMEITTEQERATKNRKRMEERVKRYRSLGHTVNLVALEDKCYPSFAITFTEDDLRGLHLSHDNPLVISLQFDHCQLRRVLVDGGN is encoded by the exons ATGGAGCCAGTACTTGCGGCTAATCTCTTCGTCAAAAGCCTACAG GAGGTCATCTGCGAAGAAAACAAAGACAGACCCATCTTGCGTGAACCATACAAAATTACCACTCCCCCTGAAAGAAGAGATAAAAATAGGTTTTGCCTCTTCCACAAGGAACATGCCCACACAATCTCCGAGTGCCACAACCTCCACAATCAGATCCAGGCCCTCATTAGAAGCGGACGATTAACCCAGTACATTAATGGATCAAGCAGATTCGGTGTCTCGCAACCCAACACCACTTCTGCCCCGACACCGCCCATGGCAGATTCCCTGAATGTGGCTTCCACGAGCTCACAAGAGCCTCTCAAACAAATCCCCATGATACATGGGATCATGGAGATCACCACAGAACAAGAGCGGGCAACCAAAAATCGTAAAAGAATGGAGGAAAGGGTGAAGCGATACAGATCATTAGGCCACACCGTCAACCTTGTCGCTTTAGAAGACAAATGCTATCCATCCTTTGCAATTACTTTCACAGAAGATGACTTGCGGGGCTTACACCTATCCCATGACAATCCTTTAGTCATTTCATTGCAATTCGACCATTGCCAGTTAAGGAGAGTCTTAGTCGATGGGGGCAATTGA